One part of the Aricia agestis chromosome Z, ilAriAges1.1, whole genome shotgun sequence genome encodes these proteins:
- the LOC121739270 gene encoding uncharacterized protein LOC121739270, producing the protein METATCENYFEKFADHNYSDNVKDSIASIIKNNCFVKCTVNIKDIDTNNGNYLAQLYEVDIKGETNKGEKEINLFFKESLTLEKIEVLNIDEVYDRELFIYQNFASIANKLQDEAKIPEDERYVFVPEYGGNVKIIILENLSKQDFKTYYRMDVMPIKYAQLAIKALAKFHSLSFVVKEKMPEYFEEHVKTKKANLNFNDDWSKFISNVCESTAKLVARNQESIRNYAPKMKERLIKSIIIPTPISCLTHGDYRLNNILVKELDGEPTAVAVVDYQLINYGNPLRDFFYFIYTGSDRKFRLDHLEDLKNLYYQTMTNFLAYFDLDINDVYPKEEFEKDFVETREHGLMVGLYSGAFIFIPDEDSIDTSKVALSEIDCSNLDVRFKERAQEMIDEFIGLGIL; encoded by the exons ATGGAAACTGCAACTTGTGAAAATTACTTTGAAAAATTTGCAGATCATAACTATTCCGATAATGTCAAAGATTCAATAGCTTCCATTATCAAAAACAATTGTTTCGTAAAATGCACTGTGAACATCAAGGATATAGATACGAACAATGGAAACTATCTTGCACAGCTGTACGAAGTCGATATTAAGGGGGAAACGAACAAAGGTGAGAAAGAAATAAACCTATTTTTCAAAGAGAGTTTGACGCTAGAAAAAATAGAAGTGTTGAACATTGACGAAGTTTACGACAGGGAATTATTTATATACCAAAATTTCGCAAGCATCGCCAATAAATTGCAAGATGAAGCCAAAATACCAGAAGATGAGAGATACGTTTTCGTGCCAGAATATGGGGGAAACGTAAAAATTATCATCCTCGAAAATTTATCCAAACAGGACTTCAAAACGTACTATAGAATGGATGTCATGCCTATCAAATATGCACAGCTAGCAATAAAAGCGTTGGCAAAATTTCATTCCCTCTCTTTTGTGGTAAAAGAAAAAATGCCGGAATATTTTGAGGAGCACGTGAAAACAAAGAAGGCTAATTTGAATTTTAACGACGATTGGAGTAAATTCATAAGCAATGTGTGTGAAAGCACAGCCAAATTAGTGGCAAGAAATCAGGAATCGATAAGAAATTATGCACCAAAAATGAAGGAACGCTTGATAAAGAGTATTATAATTCCCACGCCAATCAGCTGCCTAACGCACGGTGACTACAGGTTGAATAACATATTGGTGAAGGAATTg gaCGGTGAGCCCACCGCAGTAGCTGTAGTAGATTACCAACTGATAAACTACGGCAACCCTCTTCGAGACTTTTTCTACTTCATCTACACAGGAAGCGATAGAAAATTTCGACTCGACCACTTGGAAGACCTCAAGAACCTTTACTACCAAACCATGACTAATTTCCTGGCATATTTcgatttagatatcaatgatgTGTACCCCAAGGAGGAATTCGAAAAAGATTTTGTTGAGACTAGAGAGCATGGTTTGATGGTAGGACTATATTCAGGTGCTTTTATCTTTATACCAGATGAGGATAGTATTGACACCAGTAAAGTTGCTCTCTCTGAAATAGATTGCAGTAATCTGGACGTTCGTTTCAAAGAGAGAGCTCAAGAAATGATTGACGAATTCATTGGATTAGGGATTCTTTAA
- the LOC121739419 gene encoding uncharacterized protein LOC121739419: protein METVTCENYFEKFADHNYSDNVKDSIASIIKNNGFVKCTVNIKDVDSSNGNYLAKLYEVDIKGETNKGEKEINLFFKESLTLEKLEVLNINEIYDRELFMYQNFASIANKLQDEAKIPEDERYVFVPEYGGNVKIIILENLSKQDFKTYYRMDVMPIKYAQLAIKALAKFHSLSFVVREKMPEYFEEHVKTKKANLNFNDDWSKFISNVCESTAKLVARNQESISNYAPKMKERLIKSIINPTPISCLTHGDYRLNNILVKELDGEPTAVAVVDYQLINYGNPLRDFFYFIYTGSDRKFRLDHLEDLKNLYYQTMTNFLAYFDLDINDAYPKEEFEKAFVETREYGLMAGLYLGAFIFIPDDDSIDTSKVALSEIDCSNLDVRFKERAQEMIDEFIELGIL from the exons ATGGAAACTGTAACTTGTGAAAATTACTTTGAAAAATTTGCAGATCATAACTATTCTGATAATGTCAAAGATTCAATAGCTTccattattaaaaacaatggTTTTGTAAAATGCACTGTGAACATCAAGGATGTAGATTCAAGCAATGGAAACTATCTTGCAAAGCTGTACGAAGTCGATATCAAGGGAGAAACGAACAAAGGTGAGAAAGAAATAAACCTCTTCTTCAAAGAGAGTTTGACGCTTGAAAAACTAGAAGTGTTGAACATTAACGAAATTTACGACAGGGAACTATTTATGTACCAAAACTTCGCAAGCATTGCCAATAAATTGCAAGACGAAGCCAAAATACCAGAAGATGAGAGATACGTTTTCGTGCCAGAATATGGGGGAAACGTAAAAATTATCATCCTCGAAAATTTATCCAAACAGGACTTCAAAACGTACTACAGAATGGATGTCATGCCTATCAAATATGCACAGCTAGCAATAAAAGCGTTGGCAAAATTTCATTCCCTCTCTTTTGTGGTAAGAGAAAAAATGCCGGAATATTTTGAGGAGCACGTGAAAACAAAGAAGGCTAATTTGAATTTTAACGACGATTGGAGTAAATTCATAAGCAATGTGTGTGAAAGCACAGCCAAATTAGTGGCAAGAAATCAGGAATCGATAAGTAATTATGCACCAAAAATGAAGGAACGCTTGATAAAGAGTATTATAAATCCCACGCCAATCAGCTGCCTAACGCACGGTGACTACAGGTTGAATAACATATTGGTGAAGGAAttg gaCGGTGAGCCCACCGCAGTAGCTGTAGTAGATTACCAACTGATAAACTACGGCAACCCTCTTCGAGACTTTTTCTACTTCATCTACACAGGAAGCGATAGAAAATTTCGACTCGACCACTTGGAAGACCTCAAGAACCTTTACTACCAAACCATGACTAATTTCCTGGCATATTTCGATTTAGATATAAATGATGCGTACCCTAAGGAGGAATTCGAAAAAGCTTTCGTTGAGACTAGAGAGTATGGTTTGATGGCAGGACTATATTTAGGTGCGTTTATCTTTATACCAGATGACGATAGTATTGACACCAGTAAAGTTGCTCTCTCTGAAATAGATTGCAGTAATCTGGACGTTCGTTTCAAAGAGAGAGCTCAAGAAATGATTGACGAATTCATTGAATTAGGGATTCTTTAa
- the LOC121739420 gene encoding uncharacterized protein LOC121739420, with protein MGSIKVNIENVSEKIKGSVDSIIKRSGFRKQEVEIRRIDTNKGNFLGRLYEVNIKGVTDTGEKELNIFFKEELVIEKIKLVDVKEAYSKEIFIYKHFAKIANELQEEVKVPESERYRFTNAYDETTDGLIILENLSMRGFKTYFKMDVMPIEYAEISIKNLARFHALSFAIENKMPIFFEREIKSLSKSFNMDDDFHTFLRNISETTANMLDEDDKQKLLKFKPVLTNKFSKYFVNEGKFKCCMNHGDYRINNVLVREEEGVPKEVMAVDYQLIDYGYILRDFMFFIFTGTDREFRHKHLNNLKNMYFETMKTFLRYFDLDIDDIYSRDTFDEEYKAMLDLGLMIGLYCSIFVFSAEDSDFSLESKSLTELDVGNLDRRYTPRLKGLVDDFIEWGILGI; from the exons ATGGGAAGTATAAAAGTAAACATCGAAAATGTTTCGGAAAAAATCAAGGGATCCGTTGATTCTATAATCAAGAGAAGTGGATTTAGAAAACAAGAAGTAGAGATACGGAGAATCGACACGAATAAAGGTAACTTTCTAGGACGATTGTATGAAGTAAACATAAAAGGTGTGACTGACACAGGAGAGAAggaattgaacatttttttcaaagaGGAGCTAGTTATAGAAAAAATAAAGTTGGTTGATGTAAAAGAAGCATACAGCAAGGAGATTTTCATATATAAACACTTTGCAAAGATTGCTAATGAACTACAAGAAGAAGTGAAGGTACCAGAGTCCGAGAGATACAGATTTACAAACGCGTACGATGAAACAACAGACGGACTGATCATTCTTGAAAACTTATCGATGAGAGGTTTTAAGACTTACTTCAAAATGGATGTAATGCCGATCGAGTACGCAGAAATAAGCATTAAAAATTTAGCAAGATTTCATGCTCTGTCCTTTGCAATAGAGAACAAAATGCCAATTTTTTTTGAAAGAGAAATCAAAAGTCTGAGTAAATCTTTTAATATGGATGAcgattttcatacatttctcaGGAATATAAGCGAAACTACTGCTAATATGTTAGATGAAGACGACAAACAAAAACTTCTAAAGTTTAAGCCTGTGTTGACAAATAAATTTTCGAAATACTTTGTTAATGAAGGaaaatttaaatgttgtatGAACCATGGAGACTATCGTATAAACAACGTTTTGGTTAGAGAAGAG gaAGGAGTACCAAAAGAGGTGATGGCAGTTGACTACCAGCTTATAGACTACGGCTACATTCTCCGAGACTTCATGTTCTTCATATTCACCGGAACCGACAGAGAGTTCAGGCATAAACATCTAAAcaacttaaaaaatatgtattttgaaacgATGAAAACATTCTTAAGATATTTCGACTTGGACATAGACGATATTTATTCTAGAGACACGTTTGATGAGGAATATAAAGCTATGCTAGATCTCGGTCTAATGATAGGCCTATATTGTTCTATATTTGTGTTTAGCGCTGAAGATTCTGACTTCAGTCTGGAGAGTAAATCTCTGACTGAGCTGGACGTTGGAAATCTGGACAGGAGGTATACGCCGAGACTAAAAGGGTTAGTGGACGATTTTATTGAATGGGGGATTTTGGGAATATAA